A genome region from Panicum virgatum strain AP13 chromosome 4K, P.virgatum_v5, whole genome shotgun sequence includes the following:
- the LOC120704244 gene encoding peroxidase 3-like codes for MARMALAAALVAVAVAGVLAGGARAQLVEGFYASCCPQAEKIIKNYVAEHVPRVPTIAATLLRTHFHDCFVRGCDASLLLNATGGKEAEKDAAPNKTLRGFAFIDRIKAIIEKECPGVVSCADILALAARDSVVVTGGPSWSVPTGRRDGTVSLKQEALDNIPGPTMNFTQLLQSFQNKSLSLADLVWLSGAHTIGIGHCNTFSERLYNFTGRGGPGDADPSLDPAYADNLRRTKCKTLTDNTTIVEMDPGSFRTFDLSYYRGVLKRRGLFQSDAALLTDPAAKADILSAVNSPPEFFFQVFAASMVKLGAVEVKTGSEGEIRKHCAVVN; via the exons ctggtggcggtggcggtggctggcgtgctcgccggcggcgcgcgggcgcagCTGGTGGAGGGGTTCTACGCGAGCTGCTGCCCGCAGGCGGAGAAGATCATCAAGAACTACGTGGCGGAGCACGTCCCCCGCGTGCCCACCATCGCCGCCACCCTCCTCCGCACCCacttccacgactgcttcgtcAGG GGCTGCGACGCGTCGCTGCTGCTCAACGCGACGGGCGGGAAGGAGGCGGAGAAGGACGCGGCGCCCAACAAGACGCTGCGCGGCTTCGCCTTCATCGACCGCATCAAGGCCATCATCGAGAAGGAGTGCCCCGGCGTCGTCTCCTGCGCCGACatcctcgcgctcgccgcccgcgACTCCGTCGTCGTCACC GGCGGGCCGTCCTGGAGCGTGCCgacggggcggcgcgacggcacGGTGTCCCTCAAGCAGGAGGCGCTGGACAATATCCCCGGGCCCACCATGAACTTCACCCAGCTCCTCCAGTCCTTCCAGAACAAGAGCCTCAGCCTCGCTGACCTCGTCTGGCTCTCAG GGGCTCACACCATCGGCATCGGGCACTGCAACACCTTCAGCGAGCGCCTCTACAACTtcaccggccgcggcggccccggcgACGCCGACCCGTCGCTGGACCCGGCGTACGCGGACAACCTGCGGCGGACCAAGTGCAAGACGCTGACGGACAACACCACCATCGTCGAGATGGACCCCGGCAGCTTCCGGACCTTCGACCTGAGCTACTACCGGGGCGTGCTCAAGCGCCGGGGCCTGTTCCAGTCGGACGCGGCGCTGCTCACCGACCCGGCGGCCAAGGCCGACATCCTCAGCGCGGTGAACTCGCCGCCCGAGTTCTTCTTCCAGGTGTTCGCGGCGTCCATGGTGAAGCTGGGCGCCGTCGAGGTCAAGACAGGCTCCGAGGGCGAGATCAGGAAGCACTGCGCCGTCGTCAACTAG